A genomic region of Micromonospora sp. NBRC 110009 contains the following coding sequences:
- a CDS encoding ABC transporter substrate-binding protein codes for MATSAFDSTVLTRRGVLAAAASTLLLTACGQPGQRPDDAAGSRAPDDHELVVGASLELTGPGAALGVLQQRAMEITAEALNVSGFPVGNLRRTLRLEIRDNGSNPAEAARQVTELIQRDQVHALVGGTLAETSMAIVGVAQQLRVPFLSLADAEEIVLPLAERTYIYKLTPDAGDVARRLARLIESLRVRRVALLAAEGLHGDAGVRAVRTALRTTDVQLRRTVRLPATGSDFTAAAERVAGDQPEGVIVWGTAPDSGAAARELRRAGYRGPLFFDAGAVADHTLTRPYAAAVEGAYTVHPACLTSSTLATTTTAEEDRRDFTYRYLQRHGSFKGFAPYASDALRLLVSSARMATSLDRGRIRAFLQTQVLEGIAGAYAYAETRHGGMEPDSLGVYVVDKASWTRYA; via the coding sequence TTGGCGACCTCGGCATTCGACTCCACCGTGCTCACCCGTCGCGGCGTGCTCGCCGCGGCAGCGAGCACCCTGCTGCTCACCGCGTGCGGGCAGCCCGGCCAGCGACCCGACGACGCGGCCGGCAGCAGGGCACCGGACGACCACGAGCTGGTGGTCGGTGCGAGCCTGGAGCTGACCGGCCCGGGTGCCGCCCTCGGCGTGCTCCAACAGCGCGCCATGGAGATCACCGCGGAGGCGTTGAACGTCTCCGGCTTCCCGGTCGGCAACCTGCGCCGCACGCTGCGGTTGGAGATCCGCGACAACGGCAGCAACCCTGCTGAGGCGGCCCGGCAGGTCACCGAGCTGATCCAGCGGGACCAGGTGCACGCCCTGGTCGGCGGCACGCTCGCCGAAACCTCCATGGCCATCGTCGGGGTGGCGCAGCAGCTCCGGGTGCCGTTCCTGTCGCTGGCCGACGCCGAAGAGATCGTGCTGCCCCTGGCCGAGCGCACCTACATCTACAAGCTCACCCCGGACGCCGGCGATGTCGCCCGACGACTGGCCCGGCTGATCGAGTCGCTCCGGGTCCGGCGGGTCGCCCTGCTGGCCGCCGAGGGCCTGCACGGCGACGCCGGCGTACGGGCCGTGCGGACCGCCCTGCGGACCACCGATGTGCAGCTGCGGCGGACCGTACGGCTGCCGGCCACCGGGAGCGACTTCACCGCCGCCGCCGAGCGGGTGGCGGGGGATCAGCCGGAGGGCGTCATCGTCTGGGGCACCGCCCCGGACTCCGGTGCCGCCGCCCGCGAGCTGCGTCGCGCCGGTTACCGGGGCCCGCTCTTCTTCGACGCGGGCGCGGTCGCCGACCACACCCTCACCCGCCCGTACGCCGCGGCGGTGGAGGGGGCCTACACCGTCCACCCGGCCTGCCTCACCTCGTCCACGCTGGCCACCACCACCACGGCCGAGGAGGACCGGCGGGACTTCACCTACCGCTACCTCCAGCGGCACGGCAGCTTCAAGGGGTTCGCCCCGTACGCCTCGGACGCCCTGCGGCTCCTCGTCTCGTCGGCCCGGATGGCGACCAGCCTCGACCGTGGCCGGATCCGGGCGTTCCTCCAGACCCAGGTGCTCGAGGGCATCGCCGGCGCGTACGCGTACGCCGAGACCCGGCACGGTGGCATGGAGCCGGACTCGCTGGGCGTCTACGTGGTCGACAAGGCGAGCTGGACGCGCTACGCCTGA
- a CDS encoding transposase, which yields MSREEDDAVALVRVYCGLASADPADRPASAGSTLTSAVVDDAGRLLHVCEIGDDPAGYARLVALLVERSGGPSGAAIAADSDDHTVTSLLSAAGRPLAIADDDSVDDFAERFADDDSLEEMQSPPAERRAVGLARALQAGALSAVTLPAPRDLAGYKQVLSAHAALASGRHSAAVALREVLRELYPAALRAYPDPAEPVSLAVLDALPEPSMLSGTVSGGREVAVAADAVAAHLSAEGVADAETIDDAVTALRVAIAETPRRAAVSRALTAAVAETVRQAVASVRACDSGCEALVDALSARVTAPAPAPGRRAAARRGESVGELTGMRSIRPAEPEPVGRRNRPEPVSGPAAPASPRPLAPPPVAPAPVMPPPVAPAPVAPAAAPVAPAAAAGRPASAPPVRPGPAGAPRPQRLDGPTNRPISAPPPPPGITPITPAQRGNVPPAEAGEPFRPTLTTAAINSARAERQRTIIPPRPKTTPEPPTGGFSATDLSIPVPAPRPGQESAPPGSRANWPLVNNGDEQEDRAKEAPPAYGYGGRGVDAPSDPGRVTPPWLADDLPQEPPMLRLVEPPPLADRALRNELDPPTDPGLETPPLRLVEREAAGRPAPRAELPTPLERRPAPKEHRPPPVSDEGDGDLLIFAQAKSAWFVGHGDEADLDWSSTADSGWQAAEQAARPSVGSETKAGLPKRVPQANLVPGSPLREERPLRIVRNAASLAENTTGYFRGWRRGQEIGGFAVGGRPGREAAGGWDFTRDTGDRDDEREYEYRSAGYRS from the coding sequence GTGTCCCGGGAGGAGGACGACGCCGTGGCGCTCGTGCGCGTGTACTGCGGTCTGGCCTCGGCGGATCCGGCCGACCGACCGGCTTCGGCCGGTTCGACGCTGACGTCCGCTGTGGTCGACGACGCAGGCCGTCTGCTGCATGTCTGCGAGATCGGCGACGACCCGGCCGGCTATGCCCGGCTGGTCGCGCTGCTCGTGGAGCGGTCAGGCGGGCCGAGCGGTGCGGCCATCGCCGCCGACAGCGACGACCACACGGTCACGTCGCTGCTCAGCGCGGCCGGGCGACCGCTGGCGATCGCGGACGACGACTCGGTCGACGACTTCGCGGAGCGGTTCGCCGACGACGACTCGCTGGAGGAGATGCAGTCCCCGCCGGCCGAGCGTCGGGCGGTCGGGCTGGCCCGTGCCCTCCAGGCCGGCGCGCTCTCCGCGGTCACCCTGCCGGCGCCCCGGGACCTCGCGGGCTACAAGCAGGTGCTCAGCGCCCACGCCGCGCTGGCGAGCGGGCGGCACTCCGCCGCGGTGGCGCTGCGCGAGGTGCTCCGCGAGCTCTACCCGGCGGCGCTCCGGGCCTATCCGGACCCGGCCGAGCCGGTCTCCCTGGCCGTGCTGGACGCACTGCCGGAGCCCAGCATGTTGAGCGGCACCGTCTCCGGCGGCCGCGAGGTCGCGGTCGCCGCGGACGCGGTCGCCGCCCACCTCTCGGCCGAGGGTGTCGCGGATGCCGAGACCATCGACGACGCGGTGACCGCGCTGCGGGTCGCCATCGCCGAGACGCCGCGGCGCGCCGCGGTCAGCCGGGCGCTCACCGCCGCCGTCGCGGAGACCGTGCGGCAGGCGGTCGCCTCGGTGCGGGCCTGCGACTCCGGCTGCGAGGCGCTGGTCGACGCACTCAGCGCCCGGGTCACCGCGCCCGCTCCGGCGCCCGGCCGCCGGGCCGCCGCCCGGCGTGGCGAGTCGGTCGGCGAGCTGACCGGCATGCGGTCGATCCGCCCGGCCGAGCCCGAGCCGGTGGGCCGGCGCAACCGGCCCGAGCCGGTTTCCGGTCCGGCCGCGCCGGCGTCGCCCCGGCCGCTCGCGCCGCCGCCGGTCGCCCCGGCCCCGGTCATGCCCCCGCCGGTGGCCCCCGCCCCCGTCGCCCCTGCTGCCGCCCCCGTCGCCCCGGCGGCCGCAGCCGGCCGGCCGGCCTCAGCGCCGCCCGTGCGTCCCGGACCGGCCGGCGCGCCCCGGCCGCAGCGGCTGGACGGCCCCACCAACCGGCCCATCTCCGCGCCGCCCCCGCCGCCCGGGATCACCCCGATCACCCCGGCCCAGCGGGGCAACGTGCCCCCGGCCGAGGCCGGCGAGCCGTTCCGCCCGACGCTCACCACGGCCGCGATCAACAGCGCCCGGGCCGAGCGGCAGCGGACGATCATCCCGCCGCGGCCCAAGACCACCCCGGAGCCGCCGACCGGTGGTTTCAGCGCCACCGACCTGAGCATCCCGGTGCCGGCGCCGCGCCCGGGCCAGGAGTCCGCCCCTCCGGGGTCCCGGGCGAACTGGCCGCTGGTCAACAACGGCGACGAGCAGGAGGACCGCGCCAAGGAGGCACCGCCCGCCTACGGGTACGGCGGCCGCGGCGTGGACGCGCCGAGCGACCCGGGCCGGGTCACCCCGCCGTGGCTCGCGGACGACCTGCCGCAGGAGCCGCCGATGCTGCGGCTGGTGGAGCCGCCACCGCTGGCCGACCGGGCGCTGCGGAACGAGCTCGACCCACCGACCGACCCCGGCCTGGAGACGCCGCCGCTGCGGCTGGTCGAGCGGGAGGCTGCCGGCCGTCCGGCGCCCCGGGCCGAGCTGCCCACCCCGCTGGAGCGGCGCCCCGCGCCGAAGGAGCACCGGCCGCCGCCGGTCTCCGACGAGGGCGACGGCGACCTGCTGATCTTCGCCCAGGCGAAGTCCGCCTGGTTCGTCGGTCACGGCGACGAGGCCGACCTCGACTGGTCGAGCACCGCGGACAGCGGCTGGCAGGCCGCCGAGCAGGCGGCCCGCCCGTCGGTGGGCTCGGAGACCAAGGCCGGCCTGCCGAAGCGCGTACCGCAGGCCAACCTGGTGCCGGGCTCGCCGCTGCGCGAGGAGCGTCCACTGCGGATCGTCCGGAACGCGGCCAGCCTCGCCGAGAACACCACGGGCTACTTCCGGGGTTGGCGGCGCGGCCAGGAGATCGGCGGCTTCGCCGTCGGCGGTCGCCCCGGTCGGGAGGCGGCCGGCGGGTGGGACTTCACCCGGGACACCGGTGACCGCGACGACGAGCGGGAGTACGAGTACCGCTCCGCCGGTTACCGGTCCTGA
- a CDS encoding adenosine deaminase yields MVAISYEDIVKVPKALLHDHLDGGLRPATIVELAAEVGHQLPTTDPEALGRWFAEAANSGSLERYLETFAHTVAVMQTAPALRRVARECALDLAADGVVYAEVRFAPEQHLEQNLTLDEVVEAVVAGFREGSVLAAEAGHRIRVGTLLTAMRHAARSQEIAELAVRHRDTGVVGFDIAGAEAGFPPTRHLDAFEYLQRENFHFTIHAGEAFGLPSIWQAIQWCGADRLGHGVRIVDDITPGNPPMLGRLAAYVRDKRIPLELCPSSNVQTGAAPSIAEHPIGLLRDLRFRVTVNTDNRLMSGTSMSREMALLVEAFGYGWKELQWFTINAMKSAFIPFDERLTIIDEVIKPAYAKLVA; encoded by the coding sequence ATGGTCGCAATCTCGTACGAGGACATCGTCAAGGTCCCCAAGGCGTTACTGCACGATCACCTCGACGGCGGTCTGCGGCCCGCGACGATCGTCGAGCTGGCCGCCGAGGTCGGCCACCAGCTGCCCACCACCGACCCGGAGGCGCTCGGCCGCTGGTTCGCCGAGGCGGCGAACTCCGGCTCCCTGGAGCGCTACCTGGAGACCTTCGCGCACACGGTGGCGGTCATGCAGACCGCGCCGGCGCTGCGCCGGGTGGCCCGCGAGTGCGCCCTCGACCTGGCCGCCGACGGCGTGGTCTACGCCGAGGTCCGGTTCGCCCCGGAGCAGCACCTGGAGCAGAACCTGACCCTGGACGAGGTGGTCGAGGCGGTGGTGGCCGGCTTCCGGGAGGGGAGCGTGCTGGCCGCCGAGGCGGGTCACCGGATCCGGGTGGGCACCCTGCTCACCGCCATGCGGCACGCCGCCCGCTCGCAGGAGATCGCCGAGCTGGCCGTCCGGCACCGGGACACCGGGGTGGTCGGCTTCGACATCGCCGGCGCGGAGGCGGGCTTCCCGCCCACCCGGCACCTGGACGCCTTCGAGTACCTGCAGCGGGAGAACTTCCACTTCACCATCCACGCCGGTGAGGCCTTCGGGCTGCCGTCGATCTGGCAGGCGATCCAGTGGTGCGGCGCCGACCGGCTGGGCCACGGCGTCCGGATCGTCGACGACATCACCCCGGGCAACCCGCCGATGCTGGGCCGACTGGCCGCGTACGTCCGGGACAAGCGGATCCCGCTGGAGCTGTGCCCGTCGTCCAACGTGCAGACCGGCGCGGCGCCGTCGATCGCCGAGCACCCGATCGGGCTGCTCCGGGACCTGCGCTTCCGGGTGACGGTCAACACCGACAACCGGTTGATGAGCGGCACCTCGATGTCCCGGGAGATGGCGCTGCTGGTGGAGGCCTTCGGCTACGGCTGGAAGGAGCTCCAGTGGTTCACCATCAACGCGATGAAGAGCGCCTTCATCCCGTTCGACGAGCGGCTGACGATCATCGACGAGGTGATCAAGCCGGCGTACGCGAAGCTGGTCGCCTGA
- a CDS encoding sensor histidine kinase → MSKRPTTAGSFLSRLRRPASRLRDMPIWSKLGLIMIVPTIATVVVGTSGLVDHLQTLNNANRAGNLANLIGYSGDLVDRLQDERTAAVLLLSANKPQVKTRYTEVYTKAGQEVDDAKGRYLQQRAVLEGLPPTLEKLLDGIDQNLTDLPGTRSQVFNGKMAVSFTIKVYDGLISDLLAARDSSSQLAGDSDLSDRMRAAAAIARAKEFISERRVVVHRALGPRKLSPALRQDYISTVTAEQQALEAFDAIANRSESEFYQQNVAGGDLREVTSYQGQILFNESGDLSTLSFGPDEWDAAMVGNAKMVRAVESKFDGDVVKQADNLRSDTQRQVFLETGLLLSMLLLAILFAYLVARSMARSLRDLRQGALSVAQYGLPQAVARLRDPQVTGQLSPVQLANQIAEPLPVRSKDEFGQVTEAFNAVHLEAVRTAAEQAALRASVATMFVNLARRSQILVDRLIGHLDRLERGEEDPDRLAELFQLDHLATRMRRNDENLLVLAGADSTRVQREPAALIDVLRAAQSEVEHYTRIEFGVIDRDIEIAAHAVNDLVHLVAELFDNATAFSPPDSHVMVEARRVGDRASLYVEDRGIGIGREQLYELNERLATPPQVDVAVSRMMGLVVVARLSSRHGVKVELRPGADRGTVADVTLPPAVLVPRALAGRGQPAPALPAAAPQQSAPAPAFGALAALSNGPHTPPAPRPGTSGNQVTLGGRAFDPAARNGSGAPATPGGPRSMPAWSDLTGASAPAGGDGFNPRSSNGQPVDPLPQRRHPAEGDPASTGQQAAIPRQLPSSPEAGPYYPPPVSAPPVPPVSAPPLPPVSGAPVSASPVSGYPVSAAPVSGYPVSAQPFTGQPVSAAPAPGQPVSVPPANQLPQRPVPQAGTPSVGAPPAWPPVAAPDPAAPPVPERLAAGLDMTTELPRVGRPETPPAAVPPAVSRPVPAPAPRPTPQQSANRQRYADETMELPIFRELESNWFRTRRPGPNEETAATPGAAASAGATQQFAKVDAAGRAVPQPPPATTGNTPMAHTPAAGGAPRDNGPANGGARPGFAEPLPNRRAQQQGSPSWQSAADDGWRAASAATEVPVAETTQKGLPKRTPMAQLVPGGVDKPSTSVQRRTPEGVRGLLSAYHRGVQRGRNNPTDSNSAGPEATPGGQQSSQSGSGPVAGSGQKEQQG, encoded by the coding sequence GTGAGCAAACGGCCAACGACGGCGGGCTCCTTCCTGTCGCGTCTACGCCGGCCGGCCAGCCGGCTGCGCGACATGCCGATCTGGTCCAAGCTCGGTCTAATCATGATCGTGCCGACCATCGCCACGGTCGTGGTGGGCACCAGCGGGCTGGTCGACCACCTGCAGACGCTCAACAATGCCAACCGGGCCGGCAACCTGGCCAACCTGATCGGCTACTCGGGTGACCTGGTCGATAGGCTGCAGGACGAGCGGACCGCCGCCGTGCTGCTGCTGAGTGCCAACAAGCCGCAGGTCAAGACGCGGTACACCGAGGTGTACACCAAGGCTGGTCAGGAGGTCGACGACGCCAAGGGCCGGTACCTGCAGCAACGCGCCGTGCTGGAGGGTCTGCCGCCCACGCTGGAGAAGCTCCTTGACGGGATCGACCAGAACCTCACCGACCTGCCCGGCACCCGCAGTCAGGTCTTCAACGGCAAGATGGCGGTCAGCTTCACGATCAAGGTGTACGACGGCCTGATCAGCGACCTGCTGGCGGCGCGCGACTCGAGCAGCCAGCTCGCCGGCGACAGCGACCTGAGCGACCGGATGCGCGCCGCCGCCGCCATCGCCCGCGCCAAGGAATTCATCTCCGAGCGCCGGGTCGTCGTGCACCGCGCCCTTGGGCCTCGCAAGCTCAGCCCGGCCCTGCGTCAGGACTACATCTCCACCGTCACCGCCGAGCAGCAGGCGCTCGAGGCCTTCGACGCCATCGCCAATCGGTCCGAGAGCGAGTTCTACCAGCAGAACGTCGCCGGGGGCGACCTGCGCGAGGTGACCTCCTACCAGGGCCAGATCCTCTTCAACGAGAGCGGGGACCTGTCGACCCTCTCCTTCGGTCCGGACGAGTGGGACGCCGCGATGGTCGGCAACGCCAAGATGGTCCGTGCCGTCGAATCGAAGTTCGACGGCGACGTGGTCAAGCAGGCCGACAACCTCCGCTCGGACACGCAACGCCAGGTGTTCCTGGAGACCGGCCTGCTGCTCAGCATGCTGCTGCTGGCGATCCTGTTCGCGTACCTGGTCGCCCGCTCGATGGCCCGCTCGCTGCGCGACCTGCGGCAGGGCGCCCTCTCGGTGGCCCAGTACGGCCTCCCGCAGGCGGTGGCCCGGCTGCGGGACCCGCAGGTCACCGGCCAGCTCTCCCCGGTGCAGCTGGCCAACCAGATCGCCGAGCCGCTCCCGGTCCGGAGCAAGGACGAGTTCGGCCAGGTGACCGAGGCGTTCAACGCGGTCCACCTGGAGGCGGTCCGGACCGCGGCCGAGCAGGCCGCCCTCCGGGCGTCCGTCGCCACCATGTTCGTCAACCTGGCCCGGCGGTCGCAGATCCTGGTCGACCGGCTGATCGGCCACCTGGACCGGCTGGAGCGCGGCGAGGAGGACCCGGACCGGCTGGCCGAGCTGTTCCAGCTCGACCACCTCGCCACCCGGATGCGCCGCAACGACGAGAACCTGCTGGTCCTCGCCGGTGCGGACTCCACCCGCGTGCAGCGCGAACCGGCCGCCCTGATCGACGTGCTCCGCGCCGCCCAGTCCGAGGTCGAGCACTACACCCGGATCGAGTTCGGGGTCATCGACCGGGACATCGAGATCGCCGCGCACGCGGTCAACGACCTCGTGCACCTGGTCGCCGAGCTGTTCGACAACGCCACCGCCTTCTCCCCGCCGGACTCCCACGTCATGGTCGAGGCCCGGCGGGTGGGCGACCGCGCCTCCCTCTACGTGGAGGACCGGGGCATCGGCATCGGCCGGGAGCAGCTGTACGAGCTCAACGAGCGGCTGGCCACGCCGCCGCAGGTCGACGTGGCCGTCTCTCGGATGATGGGTCTGGTCGTGGTCGCCCGGCTGTCGTCCCGGCACGGCGTCAAGGTCGAGCTCCGGCCCGGCGCCGATCGCGGCACCGTCGCCGACGTCACGCTGCCTCCGGCGGTCCTGGTGCCGCGCGCCCTCGCCGGCCGGGGTCAGCCGGCGCCCGCACTGCCGGCCGCCGCTCCCCAGCAGAGTGCTCCGGCGCCCGCGTTCGGCGCGCTGGCCGCCCTCAGCAACGGCCCGCACACCCCGCCGGCCCCGCGCCCCGGCACGTCCGGCAACCAGGTCACCCTCGGCGGCCGCGCGTTCGACCCGGCGGCGCGCAACGGCTCCGGCGCCCCGGCCACGCCGGGCGGGCCGCGCTCGATGCCGGCCTGGTCCGACCTCACCGGTGCCAGCGCCCCCGCCGGCGGCGACGGCTTCAACCCGCGCTCCTCGAACGGCCAGCCGGTCGACCCGCTGCCGCAGCGTCGCCACCCGGCCGAGGGCGACCCGGCCAGCACCGGCCAGCAGGCGGCGATCCCGCGGCAGCTGCCGAGCAGCCCCGAGGCCGGGCCGTACTACCCGCCGCCGGTGTCGGCTCCGCCGGTCCCGCCGGTCTCCGCGCCGCCGCTGCCGCCGGTCTCCGGGGCTCCGGTCTCGGCCTCGCCGGTGTCGGGTTACCCCGTCTCGGCCGCGCCGGTGTCGGGTTACCCCGTCTCGGCTCAGCCCTTCACCGGCCAGCCGGTGTCGGCCGCGCCCGCCCCGGGCCAGCCGGTCTCGGTGCCGCCGGCGAACCAGCTGCCGCAGCGTCCGGTTCCGCAGGCCGGCACGCCGAGCGTCGGCGCACCGCCGGCCTGGCCGCCGGTCGCCGCGCCCGACCCGGCCGCCCCGCCGGTGCCGGAACGTCTCGCGGCCGGCCTGGACATGACCACCGAGCTGCCGCGGGTCGGCCGCCCGGAGACGCCGCCGGCCGCCGTGCCGCCGGCGGTCAGCCGGCCGGTGCCCGCGCCGGCGCCGAGGCCGACGCCGCAGCAGTCGGCCAACCGCCAGCGGTACGCGGACGAGACGATGGAGCTGCCGATCTTCCGGGAGCTGGAGTCGAACTGGTTCCGCACCCGCCGACCGGGGCCGAACGAGGAGACGGCGGCGACGCCGGGTGCGGCGGCGAGCGCCGGCGCGACCCAGCAGTTCGCCAAGGTCGACGCTGCCGGCCGGGCCGTCCCGCAGCCACCACCCGCAACGACAGGTAACACGCCGATGGCACACACCCCGGCGGCCGGCGGAGCGCCGCGCGACAACGGACCGGCCAACGGGGGCGCGCGTCCCGGTTTCGCCGAACCGCTGCCCAACCGGCGGGCGCAACAGCAGGGGTCGCCGAGCTGGCAGAGCGCCGCCGACGACGGCTGGCGCGCCGCCTCGGCCGCCACCGAGGTCCCGGTCGCCGAGACCACCCAGAAGGGCCTGCCGAAGCGGACGCCGATGGCGCAGCTGGTGCCGGGTGGCGTCGACAAGCCGTCCACGTCGGTGCAGCGCCGGACGCCGGAAGGCGTGCGGGGTCTGCTCTCGGCCTACCATCGGGGCGTGCAGCGGGGGCGTAACAACCCGACCGACAGCAACTCGGCCGGCCCGGAGGCGACTCCGGGCGGGCAGCAGTCCTCGCAGTCTGGCTCAGGCCCGGTGGCCGGGAGCGGGCAGAAGGAGCAACAAGGATGA
- a CDS encoding GTP-binding protein: MSHRPPAPSGRVTSAKIVIAGGFGVGKTTLVGSVSEITPLTTEAIMTTAGVGVDGTRQVPGKTTTTVAMDFGRISIDRDLILYLFGTPGQTRFWFMWDELVRGAIGAVVLVDTRRLADCFAAIDFFEHRRLPYLVAINCFDGMQYHDPQDVRDALAISSDVPVVACDARNRESTKHVLISLVEYVLTMRRSRAVAPA, from the coding sequence ATGTCGCACCGGCCGCCGGCCCCGAGCGGGCGCGTGACGTCGGCGAAGATCGTTATCGCCGGTGGATTCGGCGTCGGCAAGACGACGCTGGTCGGCTCGGTCTCGGAGATCACGCCGCTGACCACCGAGGCGATCATGACCACCGCAGGCGTGGGCGTCGACGGCACCCGGCAGGTGCCGGGCAAGACGACGACCACGGTGGCGATGGACTTCGGTCGTATCTCGATCGACCGCGACCTGATTCTGTACCTGTTCGGTACGCCGGGTCAGACGCGGTTCTGGTTCATGTGGGACGAACTGGTCCGCGGCGCCATCGGCGCCGTGGTGCTGGTCGACACCCGCCGGCTGGCCGACTGCTTCGCCGCCATCGACTTCTTCGAGCACCGGCGGCTGCCGTACCTGGTGGCCATCAACTGCTTCGACGGGATGCAGTACCACGACCCGCAGGACGTCCGGGACGCGCTGGCGATCTCGAGCGACGTGCCCGTGGTGGCCTGCGACGCCCGGAACCGGGAGTCGACCAAGCACGTGCTGATCTCCCTGGTCGAGTACGTGCTCACCATGCGGCGCTCGCGGGCGGTCGCCCCCGCCTGA
- a CDS encoding DUF742 domain-containing protein: MVDRDEPTGALVRPYAVTRGRTRPRLEIALEALVETTVRGRAVATGNGGQGREHQYIAALCDGRVQSLAEIAARMQLPLGVARVLIADMATDGLVAVHEPTILDDSDDAVGTELLERVLSGLRRL; this comes from the coding sequence ATGGTCGATCGTGACGAACCGACTGGAGCGTTGGTCCGTCCATACGCCGTGACCCGCGGCCGTACCCGTCCCCGGCTGGAGATCGCCCTGGAGGCGCTCGTCGAGACGACGGTGCGCGGCCGCGCCGTTGCCACTGGCAACGGCGGACAGGGCCGTGAACACCAGTACATAGCCGCGCTGTGTGACGGACGCGTGCAGTCACTCGCCGAGATCGCGGCGCGGATGCAGCTTCCGCTCGGCGTGGCCCGGGTGCTCATCGCCGACATGGCGACGGACGGCCTGGTCGCGGTCCACGAGCCGACCATCCTGGACGACTCCGACGACGCGGTGGGCACTGAACTGCTGGAGAGGGTGCTGAGTGGACTTCGCAGGCTCTGA
- a CDS encoding roadblock/LC7 domain-containing protein produces the protein MTSTQDLGWLLANFADRVPGVAHAVAVSADGLLLAGSRDLPRDRADQLAAISSGLVSLTQGAARCFEGGAVLQTVVEMDNGFLFLMSISDGSSFAVLAARSCDVGQVGYEMALLVDRVGDALTPQPRTAVGMMG, from the coding sequence ATGACAAGTACGCAGGATCTCGGATGGCTGCTCGCCAACTTCGCCGACCGGGTGCCCGGCGTGGCGCACGCGGTCGCGGTCTCCGCCGACGGCCTGCTCCTCGCCGGGTCCCGTGACCTTCCGCGGGACCGCGCGGACCAGCTCGCGGCGATTTCGTCCGGCCTGGTCAGCCTGACCCAGGGCGCGGCCCGCTGCTTCGAGGGCGGGGCGGTGCTGCAGACCGTGGTCGAGATGGACAACGGCTTCCTGTTCCTCATGTCCATCTCGGACGGCTCGTCGTTCGCGGTCCTCGCGGCCCGCAGCTGCGACGTCGGACAGGTCGGCTATGAGATGGCCCTGCTCGTCGACCGGGTGGGCGACGCCCTGACCCCGCAGCCGCGTACGGCTGTCGGGATGATGGGCTGA